Below is a window of Lebetimonas sp. JH292 DNA.
ATAATATAATTTTTTAAAAATTAAAAATAAAACTATTAAAATTATAATCATCGTAACTTCCAAAGGATTATCAAGAGATGTTATAAAAATCATTATTTTATTAAGTAAAGGATTGTAAATTTCATGAATATGTGAACTTATGTAAAAATCCCATTTTGTAATTAATTCCAAATCGGTTACATCTTCAAGCATTTTAAAAAAAAGATAAAGCCCGAAAATGTTTAAAATTAAAAGTTTTGTATCTTCTTTTTGAAAAAATTTTTGATAATGTTTGTAAAATTTATATATAAAATAAGCAATAATTGTGGCGGCTAAAACCCCAAGACCGAAATATTTTCCATAAATTTCAAATATATCGCCTAAGAAATATCCGCCCAAAATAAAAACAGACGCCCAGAAAACTCCTGTTAAAATATTTGCAAGAACAAATTTTTTAAAATTAGCCTTATTTGCACCGGCTAAAAATGGGACAATCCAGCGGGTTATACTGGTAGTCCTTCCTATAAAGAGGGCTTTAATTAAATTATCGTTTATTAAAAATTTTATTTTGTTATATTTTTGGGGTGTAATTTTTAATTTTTTAGCATGACTTTTTATATATTCTTCTCCTAATTTCCTGCCTAAATAAAACCCTATTATATCACCTATAAGCAAGCCTAAAAATGCAGTTAAAATAGCTATTTTTAAATCTACAATCCCTTTGTATGCGAAAATCCCTAAAATAACAGTATAAGTTTCCATTGGAAAAAACATTCCCAAAACCGGCAGGGATTCAATAATTGAACCGACAAATAAAACACTAAGCAGTATTAAATTAACTGTATCTTTTGGGAAAACAGACATGTAATTAAAAAATTGTTCAATAAGCTGATGCAGATTCATTTCTGATTTCCTTTAATTTATTTAAATTGAAATGTGTAAATAAAATTAATTGGATAATATAAACAAAAACACCAAAAAGGGGAATTAAAAATAAAGCAGCCAAAATAAATGATAAAACCAAAATAGAAAATTTATATCTTTTTTTAATAGTAAAATATTCTTTTTTATCAGCTATCATCGCTAGTGAATCATAAAAAAGGGGTTCTTTAATTAAAATTACCCATAAAATAAGATGTACCAACATATTTAATCCAGGTACAAACATTAAAGGCAGTGCAATAATAAACAATATAATAA
It encodes the following:
- a CDS encoding bifunctional DedA family/phosphatase PAP2 family protein, whose product is MNLHQLIEQFFNYMSVFPKDTVNLILLSVLFVGSIIESLPVLGMFFPMETYTVILGIFAYKGIVDLKIAILTAFLGLLIGDIIGFYLGRKLGEEYIKSHAKKLKITPQKYNKIKFLINDNLIKALFIGRTTSITRWIVPFLAGANKANFKKFVLANILTGVFWASVFILGGYFLGDIFEIYGKYFGLGVLAATIIAYFIYKFYKHYQKFFQKEDTKLLILNIFGLYLFFKMLEDVTDLELITKWDFYISSHIHEIYNPLLNKIMIFITSLDNPLEVTMIIILIVLFLIFKKLYYKALFFISSVSGAAVLFEIIKNIVKRPRPPHYLIEVGGYSFPSGHATLSTALAFSLYLIFKDKVNKKILLILCIIYPLLISFTRVYLNVHYLSDVIAGIGLGLFWVSLMAMVFKLVMNKLK